Proteins from one uncultured Anaeromusa sp. genomic window:
- a CDS encoding LytTR family DNA-binding domain-containing protein: MALLHLAVCDDRTEDRERLCRLLEEYGQHNNLELSVDQWSTGEDFLHAFVPGRYQLLFLDIYMNQLNGVETARTIREQDENCAIVFVTTSQEHAVDGFNVNALHYLLKPITAAQLDTVFQRLTRLQKKEPAYITVRSQRLEVRCNADEIVFAEIYDKLCLIHTKTNTIQTYTPLDEIERQVPVNLFLRCHRSYLVNMSYITRMEDTQFTVHDQHLIPIRKNDRQTLKQRYLDYLFATTRSSDAEHYD; the protein is encoded by the coding sequence ATGGCATTGCTGCACCTGGCGGTTTGCGACGACAGAACCGAAGACCGAGAACGGCTCTGCCGTCTGCTCGAAGAATACGGACAACATAATAACCTCGAGCTGTCAGTAGATCAATGGAGCACTGGCGAAGACTTCTTACACGCCTTTGTCCCCGGACGCTACCAGCTACTATTTCTAGACATCTACATGAATCAACTCAACGGCGTGGAAACAGCCCGCACGATACGGGAACAAGACGAAAACTGCGCCATTGTTTTTGTTACCACAAGTCAGGAACACGCCGTAGACGGCTTTAACGTTAACGCTCTGCACTACCTCCTGAAACCCATTACCGCAGCGCAGCTAGACACAGTATTCCAACGTTTGACGCGCCTCCAAAAAAAAGAGCCTGCGTATATCACCGTACGATCACAACGGCTGGAAGTACGCTGCAACGCAGATGAGATTGTATTCGCCGAGATCTATGACAAGCTGTGCTTGATACATACGAAAACCAACACCATTCAAACCTATACCCCCTTGGACGAAATCGAGCGGCAGGTTCCTGTCAACCTATTTTTGCGCTGCCATCGCAGCTATTTGGTAAACATGAGTTACATTACCCGAATGGAGGATACGCAGTTCACTGTTCACGACCAGCACCTCATCCCTATACGCAAAAACGACAGGCAAACGCTTAAACAGCGCTACTTAGACTATCTTTTTGCGACCACCAGGAGCAGTGACGCCGAGCATTATGATTGA
- a CDS encoding GHKL domain-containing protein → MIETILACIYLILSIVPFSFLRYYPFLKNLRFSLRTVCLLYTGVVLLELLVMVLMRYYGLWSSDIYSAYRFFFAIAFGVLSFWLIKADFFKQFFVYTMTVTYVIFVCGNAHFFEFLGIVYWEEAPDLLVANIVIILQLLLTYPLVFRFLKNRVIPLLTLDSPVWKYIWTLPSMFVVGSFLFGSELKADVIWNWRYLGYRMIASAVVMISYYILVKIMEQTRQNTVLQEKIRTSQEVLEMQRQHYQLLTNRIQEARSIRHDFHHHLLAMQAYLDGKQYEQLTDYLSLYAQEFSSPSQAPLCRHYLADAVLQHYQSQANEQGCEFRTFIDIPPQVSISDLDLCIVLGNLLENALEGSRRVAQDEQVLHLHLKQHGEMLLLTLDNRFDGSLHYREGTLLSHKRGGAVEGIGLQSVRAIAEKYQGVLRIEPNANVFKVSVMLTLPSNEN, encoded by the coding sequence ATGATTGAAACAATTTTAGCCTGCATATACTTGATTTTATCCATAGTACCCTTCAGTTTCCTGCGATACTACCCTTTTTTAAAAAACCTGCGCTTTTCCCTGCGCACGGTCTGCCTGCTGTACACTGGAGTCGTGCTTTTAGAGCTGCTCGTCATGGTGCTGATGCGCTACTACGGGCTTTGGTCTTCTGACATTTACAGCGCCTATCGCTTTTTCTTCGCCATCGCCTTCGGCGTACTCTCCTTTTGGCTGATCAAAGCCGACTTCTTTAAACAATTTTTTGTCTATACCATGACGGTGACCTATGTGATCTTCGTATGCGGAAATGCGCATTTTTTTGAATTTCTCGGCATTGTATACTGGGAAGAAGCGCCGGACCTGCTTGTTGCCAATATCGTCATCATCCTGCAACTTCTTCTGACGTACCCCCTTGTTTTTCGTTTTCTTAAAAACAGAGTCATTCCGCTCTTAACTCTGGACAGTCCGGTCTGGAAGTACATCTGGACCCTTCCCAGCATGTTTGTAGTCGGCTCTTTCCTCTTCGGCTCCGAGCTAAAGGCAGACGTCATCTGGAACTGGCGCTACCTTGGTTACCGCATGATCGCGAGCGCTGTCGTCATGATCAGCTACTATATCCTGGTGAAAATCATGGAGCAAACTCGGCAAAATACCGTTTTGCAGGAAAAAATCCGCACCTCCCAGGAAGTACTGGAAATGCAGCGCCAGCATTATCAACTGCTTACCAACCGCATCCAGGAAGCCCGATCTATCCGCCACGACTTTCACCATCACCTGTTGGCCATGCAAGCGTATCTGGACGGCAAGCAATACGAACAACTCACAGACTACCTTTCCCTATACGCCCAGGAGTTCTCTTCGCCGTCTCAAGCGCCTCTGTGTCGGCACTATCTGGCCGACGCCGTTTTACAGCACTACCAAAGCCAGGCCAACGAACAAGGCTGCGAGTTCCGCACCTTCATCGATATCCCGCCCCAAGTCAGCATAAGTGATTTGGACTTATGCATCGTCCTCGGAAATTTGCTGGAAAACGCCTTAGAGGGAAGCCGACGGGTGGCGCAAGACGAGCAGGTCCTGCACCTGCACCTAAAGCAGCATGGCGAAATGCTGCTGCTGACGCTGGACAACCGTTTTGACGGCAGCCTTCATTATCGCGAAGGCACCTTGCTTTCCCATAAACGCGGCGGCGCCGTCGAAGGAATCGGCCTGCAAAGCGTCCGCGCCATCGCCGAAAAGTACCAAGGCGTCCTCCGCATCGAACCGAACGCCAATGTGTTCAAAGTCTCCGTCATGCTTACCTTGCCCTCAAACGAGAATTGA
- a CDS encoding DUF4870 domain-containing protein, with amino-acid sequence MANLSGGQKMLAAAAHCGCFFGGLGFFLLPLAIWLYKRKDIFVAHHAKQAVLFQLFLAPAMIALVLALSLLMATETAAWIVVIGGGLLWLGCAMLATVRALSGEYYVYPILQFLE; translated from the coding sequence ATGGCAAACCTATCAGGGGGACAAAAAATGTTGGCGGCTGCGGCCCATTGCGGCTGCTTTTTCGGGGGCCTGGGTTTTTTTCTGCTGCCGCTGGCAATCTGGCTTTATAAGCGCAAAGACATATTTGTTGCGCATCATGCGAAGCAGGCCGTTCTTTTTCAACTGTTCCTAGCGCCAGCAATGATCGCGCTTGTTTTGGCTCTTTCTTTGCTAATGGCGACAGAAACCGCAGCGTGGATCGTCGTCATTGGCGGCGGACTTTTGTGGCTAGGCTGCGCTATGCTGGCGACGGTTCGAGCCTTGAGCGGAGAGTACTATGTCTATCCGATTTTACAATTTTTGGAGTAA